The Phytohabitans houttuyneae genome has a segment encoding these proteins:
- a CDS encoding FMN-dependent NADH-azoreductase: MTLFRLDASIRTHGSASREIADIVEEEWLAAHPGDRVERRHIGVDTLTATAWAAAVTAGMTAPQERTAEQRDAVALAATLVDELLSADAILFAVPLYNYGVSQHFKTYIDVVCTDPRAFGTPFLAGKPVVLATVRGGAYGGGTPREGWDHSTPYLRRILADCWGADLSVVEREFTLVGVNPALDPFTEQASQMHAGALLAAREAGRALGALPVPA; encoded by the coding sequence GTGACCCTGTTCCGGCTGGATGCCAGCATCCGTACCCACGGCTCCGCGAGCCGCGAGATCGCGGACATCGTCGAGGAAGAGTGGCTCGCCGCCCACCCGGGCGACCGGGTCGAGCGCCGCCACATCGGCGTCGACACCCTGACCGCGACCGCCTGGGCAGCGGCGGTCACCGCCGGCATGACCGCACCACAGGAGCGCACCGCCGAACAGCGGGACGCCGTCGCACTCGCCGCGACGCTGGTGGACGAGCTGCTGTCCGCGGATGCGATCCTGTTCGCCGTGCCGCTCTACAACTACGGTGTCTCCCAACACTTCAAGACGTACATCGACGTCGTCTGCACCGACCCGCGAGCGTTTGGCACACCGTTCCTGGCCGGCAAGCCGGTGGTGCTGGCCACCGTCCGCGGCGGCGCGTACGGCGGCGGCACCCCGCGGGAGGGCTGGGATCACTCCACCCCATACCTGCGGCGTATCCTCGCCGACTGCTGGGGCGCCGACCTGTCCGTCGTCGAGCGGGAGTTCACCCTCGTCGGCGTCAACCCCGCCCTGGACCCGTTCACCGAGCAGGCCTCGCAGATGCACGCCGGCGCCCTACTGGCAGCCCGCGAGGCCGGCCGCGCGCTCGGCGCGCTGCCCGTACCCGCCTGA